The following coding sequences are from one Natrarchaeobaculum sulfurireducens window:
- a CDS encoding RPA family protein has product MSQAELTREVARRVFASEFNDSTYTFKESDDERAPNYALLPTGDRANRVFFVGTLTETEDVGEDSEYWRGRVVDPTGTFFVYAGQYQPEAASILRDTEPPAYVAVVGKPRTYETEDGTVNVSVRPESIAVVDAATRDRWVVETAERTLDRIEAFEAWEAEQEAPESGSTAPTNEYAQMVHDRYDSPVENYRRVVIQALEQLEETDAEAPA; this is encoded by the coding sequence ATGAGCCAGGCAGAACTCACTCGCGAAGTCGCTCGCCGCGTCTTCGCCTCGGAATTTAACGACTCGACGTACACCTTCAAAGAATCCGACGATGAGCGCGCACCCAACTACGCGCTGCTTCCGACGGGCGACCGCGCCAACCGCGTGTTTTTCGTTGGCACCCTCACCGAAACCGAAGACGTCGGCGAGGACAGCGAGTACTGGCGCGGCCGGGTCGTCGATCCCACGGGGACGTTCTTCGTCTACGCCGGCCAGTACCAGCCCGAAGCCGCTTCGATTCTCCGGGACACTGAACCGCCGGCGTACGTCGCGGTCGTCGGGAAACCCCGGACGTACGAGACCGAAGACGGCACCGTCAACGTCTCGGTCCGCCCCGAGTCGATCGCGGTCGTCGACGCCGCGACGCGCGACCGCTGGGTCGTCGAGACCGCCGAACGAACGCTCGATCGCATCGAAGCGTTCGAGGCGTGGGAAGCCGAGCAGGAGGCACCCGAGAGCGGTTCGACCGCACCGACCAACGAGTACGCTCAGATGGTTCACGACCGCTACGATTCACCCGTCGAAAACTATCGGCGTGTCGTCATCCAGGCGCTCGAGCAACTCGAGGAGACCGACGCGGAAGCGCCGGCGTAA
- a CDS encoding replication factor A (Replication protein A protects and stabilize the intermediate ssDNA that is generated by the unwinding action of a DNA helicase at the replication fork. In addition, SSBs prevent the formation of secondary structures by single-stranded template DNA.) codes for MSDVRQHAEDVYEQFSDHLDVTVEDVEERFRTLVDEYKVPIDEARRSVTNHYLEEAGLEREDISRGGSEAVSIEDVDEPEEWIDLTAKVIELWEPRSDSIAQVGLLGDPTGTIKFTKWAKSELPTLEEGGVYELRNVVTDEYQGRYSVKLNSTTVTEELDEDLEVGDDTSEIHGALIDMQSGSGLIKRCPEEDCTRVLQNGRCNEHGEVEGEFDLRIKAVVDDGIDAHEVIFDKEATEELTGLSLEEAKEMAMDALDTTIVADEIAAKILGTYYRIEGPTFGRYVLADDVEELDAPGDAEDLLIKARSM; via the coding sequence ATGAGCGACGTACGACAGCACGCGGAAGACGTATACGAGCAGTTTTCGGACCATCTCGACGTTACCGTCGAAGACGTCGAGGAGCGCTTTCGGACGCTCGTCGACGAGTACAAAGTCCCCATCGACGAAGCCAGACGGAGCGTCACCAACCACTATCTCGAGGAGGCGGGTCTCGAGCGCGAGGATATCTCGCGTGGCGGCAGCGAGGCCGTCAGCATCGAAGACGTCGACGAGCCCGAAGAGTGGATCGACCTCACTGCGAAGGTCATCGAACTCTGGGAGCCCCGCAGTGACTCTATCGCACAGGTGGGACTGCTCGGGGACCCGACCGGGACGATCAAGTTCACCAAGTGGGCCAAATCCGAGCTTCCGACGCTCGAGGAAGGCGGTGTCTACGAGCTCCGAAACGTCGTCACTGACGAGTATCAGGGCCGATACTCGGTCAAACTCAATTCAACGACCGTCACCGAGGAACTCGATGAGGACCTCGAAGTCGGCGACGACACGAGCGAGATCCACGGTGCCCTCATCGACATGCAGAGCGGCAGTGGACTCATCAAGCGCTGCCCCGAGGAGGACTGTACGCGCGTCCTCCAGAACGGCCGCTGTAACGAACACGGCGAGGTCGAAGGCGAGTTCGACCTCCGGATCAAGGCCGTCGTCGACGACGGCATCGACGCGCACGAAGTGATCTTTGACAAGGAAGCCACCGAGGAGCTCACGGGACTCTCGCTCGAGGAGGCCAAAGAGATGGCGATGGACGCACTCGATACGACGATCGTCGCCGACGAGATCGCGGCGAAGATCCTCGGCACCTACTACCGGATCGAGGGGCCGACGTTCGGCCGGTACGTGCTGGCTGACGACGTCGAGGAACTAGACGCACCGGGCGATGCAGAGGACCTGCTGATCAAAGCGAGGTCGATGTAA
- a CDS encoding ABC transporter permease yields MELGVVLGVVLIGFVHGVLPDHGWPIAATYALNKRRRLLYGFLAAVILGVGHLISSVALVLAYFWFSAFAEFAEGPWLRYVAGLILILLGIHEYRNGHVHGIGDDHEHDAGHHDHHEHDDSHQEHHDHHHDHAHRTDAGEAHSHDRGGHFHGHDHAESAGLFTRLRRVLPGGGGHQHLSEEHAERGLLALGTTALLLGFAHEEPIQILAICVGTDACLELMLVYSLAVIVAIVVPTLLLIAGYEHSRDRIERLTPYLPTITAVALVGMGLAFVLGLI; encoded by the coding sequence ATGGAACTCGGTGTCGTTCTCGGGGTCGTCCTCATCGGGTTCGTCCACGGCGTGTTGCCGGACCACGGCTGGCCGATCGCCGCGACGTACGCGTTGAACAAGCGACGGCGCTTGCTGTATGGCTTTCTCGCGGCGGTGATCCTCGGCGTCGGGCATCTCATCAGCAGCGTCGCACTCGTTCTAGCGTACTTCTGGTTTTCCGCGTTTGCAGAGTTTGCTGAGGGGCCGTGGCTCCGGTACGTCGCCGGTCTCATCCTGATTCTGCTCGGCATCCACGAGTATCGCAACGGTCACGTACACGGGATCGGCGACGACCACGAACACGACGCCGGCCACCACGACCACCACGAACACGACGACAGTCACCAGGAACACCACGACCATCATCATGATCACGCTCACCGCACTGATGCCGGCGAGGCCCATTCGCACGACCGTGGTGGACACTTCCACGGGCACGACCACGCCGAATCGGCCGGACTCTTCACCCGGCTTCGGCGCGTCCTCCCTGGTGGAGGCGGCCACCAACACCTCAGCGAGGAACACGCCGAACGCGGCCTCCTTGCGCTCGGGACGACCGCGCTCTTGCTCGGCTTTGCCCACGAAGAGCCGATCCAGATCCTCGCCATCTGTGTCGGGACGGATGCCTGCCTCGAGTTGATGCTCGTCTACTCGCTGGCCGTCATCGTCGCCATCGTCGTCCCGACGCTGCTGTTGATCGCGGGCTATGAGCACTCCCGCGATCGGATCGAACGACTCACGCCATATCTTCCGACGATCACCGCCGTCGCGCTCGTCGGGATGGGGCTGGCGTTCGTCCTTGGACTGATCTAG
- a CDS encoding ribbon-helix-helix protein, CopG family: MGNKNKTISFRVNEDAFEALQDIAAERDISLSAVFRDYVDQLVEHDGQVVVVPEDDVSRESSGGEDGDISFPPTIEVPKSFIREHERLELEAGHLREQLDEYKSYVTELQDRLEDEENEVLLLDELDENDDSYQLR; this comes from the coding sequence ATGGGCAACAAGAACAAGACGATCTCGTTTCGAGTCAACGAGGACGCGTTCGAGGCGCTCCAGGACATCGCGGCCGAACGTGACATCTCGTTGTCGGCGGTCTTTCGTGACTACGTCGACCAGCTCGTCGAACACGACGGCCAGGTCGTCGTCGTTCCCGAAGACGACGTCTCCCGTGAGAGCTCGGGTGGCGAGGACGGTGACATCTCGTTCCCGCCGACCATCGAGGTACCGAAGAGTTTCATCCGCGAGCACGAACGGCTCGAGCTCGAGGCCGGTCACCTGCGCGAGCAACTCGACGAGTACAAGTCGTACGTCACCGAGCTCCAGGATCGACTCGAGGACGAGGAAAACGAAGTGCTCTTGCTCGACGAACTCGACGAGAACGACGACTCCTATCAGCTGCGCTGA
- a CDS encoding carboxymuconolactone decarboxylase family protein, translating to MARIDYANPEGLPAEKRDLLDTLSDADVDDDERSHSLEGGTLNVYRTLGRTVALLEGFRGYGSTVWLESGLSPHERETVILATAYYADTAYEWHQHVRVALDEGMDPEEILAISREEPDRLEPERAALVAYVERFVDDEVDDETHERLADHYDEETILGVCALSGCYLGLARLLQALEVDLENEFVGWDLENL from the coding sequence ATGGCACGGATCGACTACGCCAACCCCGAGGGCCTGCCCGCCGAAAAACGTGACCTGCTCGACACGCTCTCCGATGCGGACGTCGACGACGACGAACGGAGCCACTCGCTCGAGGGTGGCACGCTCAACGTCTACCGGACGCTCGGGCGAACCGTCGCGCTGCTCGAGGGCTTTCGGGGGTACGGCTCGACCGTCTGGTTGGAAAGCGGTCTCTCACCACACGAGCGTGAGACCGTCATCCTCGCGACCGCATACTACGCCGACACGGCTTACGAGTGGCACCAGCACGTCCGTGTCGCGCTCGATGAGGGGATGGACCCCGAGGAAATCCTCGCTATCTCTCGAGAGGAACCCGATCGACTCGAGCCGGAACGGGCGGCACTCGTTGCCTACGTCGAGCGGTTCGTCGACGACGAGGTCGACGACGAGACCCACGAGCGACTGGCCGACCACTACGACGAGGAGACGATTCTCGGCGTCTGTGCACTTTCGGGCTGTTATCTCGGACTCGCACGGCTCCTCCAGGCGCTCGAGGTCGACCTCGAGAACGAGTTCGTCGGCTGGGATCTCGAGAACCTCTAA
- a CDS encoding DUF5814 domain-containing protein: MAITDKIYVKNHRQLSSQLETNIPKGAFKGATLDILFQGEGLEKLDDATRDRVLDFAQDFLDCACDDNPYCGCPERKFIRYLLELRAQGLGPDAIVDVMSDDYMLYAYSGDVLSFLDDGVRTLEAAEGLARVEGANEKCNEIRDAKHDLAK; this comes from the coding sequence GTGGCCATCACCGACAAGATCTACGTCAAGAACCACCGACAACTCAGCTCTCAGCTCGAGACGAACATCCCGAAAGGCGCGTTCAAGGGTGCGACGCTCGACATCCTCTTTCAGGGCGAGGGACTCGAGAAGCTCGACGACGCGACCCGCGACCGCGTCCTCGACTTCGCACAGGACTTCCTCGACTGTGCCTGCGACGACAATCCCTACTGTGGCTGTCCGGAGCGGAAGTTCATCCGTTATCTGCTCGAGCTTCGCGCCCAGGGGCTCGGTCCCGACGCGATCGTCGACGTGATGAGCGACGACTACATGCTGTATGCCTACTCCGGCGACGTACTCTCGTTTCTCGACGACGGCGTCCGAACGCTCGAGGCCGCAGAAGGGCTCGCTCGAGTCGAGGGAGCGAACGAGAAGTGCAACGAGATTCGAGACGCGAAACACGACCTCGCGAAGTAA
- a CDS encoding MogA/MoaB family molybdenum cofactor biosynthesis protein: MTDTDAPIDRDDRRSTDDHGHDLIDPLYVGIVTVSSSRAAADEADPDDPGGDTIQECFEDEGHEIRERLLVRDDYSAIRTAVRGLVARRDIDVVVTTGGTGVTVDDVSPDATSSLFERDLPGFGERFRALSWDEIGTRAIASRATAGLAVDTPVFCIPGSTGACQTACEKLIVPEAPHLAGLATSHRADVTEGSLTEYGDGSE; the protein is encoded by the coding sequence ATGACCGACACCGACGCACCGATCGATCGCGACGACCGGCGAAGCACCGACGATCACGGCCACGACCTCATCGATCCGCTCTATGTCGGAATCGTGACGGTCTCGAGTTCTCGCGCGGCGGCCGACGAAGCGGATCCCGACGATCCGGGCGGGGACACGATCCAGGAGTGTTTCGAGGACGAGGGCCACGAGATCCGCGAGCGACTGCTGGTTCGGGATGACTACTCGGCGATCCGGACGGCTGTCCGGGGCCTGGTCGCCCGTCGTGACATCGACGTCGTCGTCACGACCGGCGGGACGGGCGTCACGGTCGACGACGTCTCGCCCGACGCCACGTCGTCGCTGTTCGAACGCGACCTGCCGGGTTTTGGCGAACGGTTTCGCGCGCTCTCGTGGGACGAAATCGGTACGCGAGCAATCGCCTCGCGTGCGACCGCGGGTCTCGCCGTCGACACACCGGTGTTCTGTATCCCGGGGAGCACTGGCGCCTGTCAGACTGCCTGTGAGAAACTCATCGTTCCGGAGGCACCCCACCTCGCGGGACTCGCGACGAGCCATCGGGCGGACGTGACCGAGGGGTCACTGACCGAATACGGCGACGGATCGGAGTGA
- a CDS encoding CopG family ribbon-helix-helix protein, with product MPVVSGSMPTELLERLDALAEEYDYTGRSEVVREGVRTLLSEFDDERLESRPLAATVSVVSAFGARGDEHRIAALRHEHEELLVSTFVGGCRVLEGVEAVECSLVPLDDVGQRPVD from the coding sequence ATGCCCGTCGTCAGCGGCTCGATGCCCACGGAACTGCTCGAGCGACTCGACGCACTTGCCGAGGAGTACGACTACACTGGCCGCAGCGAGGTGGTCCGCGAGGGAGTCCGAACGCTGCTCTCCGAGTTCGACGACGAGCGTCTCGAGAGCCGGCCGCTCGCGGCGACAGTCAGTGTCGTTTCCGCATTCGGTGCTCGCGGCGACGAACACCGCATCGCGGCGCTGCGCCACGAGCACGAGGAGCTGCTTGTCTCGACGTTCGTCGGCGGCTGTCGGGTGCTCGAGGGTGTCGAGGCCGTCGAGTGTTCGCTGGTCCCGCTGGACGACGTGGGTCAACGACCGGTCGACTGA
- a CDS encoding CobW family GTP-binding protein codes for MSVPVTVLCGELGAGKTTLLSTLLESTDRDVAVLVNDVGDVNVDADLVEARTDLEGGEEVLALENGCICCSLGGELSRSVIRLWQEHDFDHLVVEASGVGEPEPIARQFVRGPAGGPYDLEAVVTVVDARRFHDRFADDGSDRESDTPPATPERRGEDDSGNRPLADLVLAQVEFCDLLVVNKCDLVDAAERERVVTLLETLQPRAEIVTTEYGALDPEDLLGVDRFDLEAATDAAGWKRALEDEGGAEDGTCEEHAHGHADNEHDHDHEDDHTDHDHGHDDEHAHPPERYGIVVDGYHRRRPLHPERFAALLSDLPDELVRAKGLCWIAGRDRQAITMSQAGDETTLEVTGRWIASLSEDQQELYREGQSDLEWDDTWGDRETRLALIGRGLDLEALTQRLDDCLLTDAELDADWSTFENPAPTGMGETVVISGDG; via the coding sequence ATGTCCGTCCCGGTTACCGTCCTCTGTGGTGAACTCGGCGCAGGAAAGACGACGTTGCTCTCGACGCTGCTCGAGTCGACCGACCGCGACGTCGCGGTGCTGGTCAACGACGTCGGCGACGTAAACGTCGATGCCGACCTCGTGGAGGCGCGCACCGATCTCGAGGGTGGCGAGGAGGTACTCGCTCTCGAGAACGGCTGTATCTGCTGTAGCCTCGGTGGCGAACTCTCCCGATCCGTGATCCGCCTCTGGCAGGAACACGACTTCGACCACCTCGTGGTCGAGGCTTCCGGCGTCGGCGAACCGGAACCGATTGCCCGCCAGTTCGTCCGCGGCCCCGCTGGCGGCCCCTACGACCTCGAGGCCGTCGTCACTGTCGTCGACGCCCGTCGCTTCCACGATCGCTTCGCCGACGACGGTAGCGACCGCGAGTCTGACACTCCCCCAGCGACCCCGGAACGCCGGGGCGAAGACGACTCCGGCAACCGACCGCTCGCGGACCTCGTCTTAGCGCAGGTCGAGTTCTGTGATCTGCTGGTCGTCAACAAATGCGACCTCGTCGACGCCGCCGAGCGCGAGCGCGTCGTCACACTGCTCGAGACCTTACAGCCCCGTGCCGAAATCGTGACCACTGAGTACGGCGCGCTCGATCCCGAGGACCTGCTCGGTGTCGACCGATTCGACCTCGAGGCAGCAACCGACGCCGCGGGGTGGAAACGGGCGCTCGAGGACGAGGGCGGAGCCGAAGACGGCACCTGCGAGGAACACGCACACGGGCACGCGGACAACGAGCATGATCACGATCACGAGGACGACCACACCGATCACGACCACGGGCACGACGACGAGCACGCACATCCGCCGGAACGCTACGGCATCGTCGTCGACGGCTACCATCGCCGACGGCCCCTCCACCCCGAGCGGTTCGCGGCCCTGCTCTCTGATCTCCCCGACGAACTCGTCCGCGCGAAGGGGCTGTGCTGGATCGCCGGCCGCGACCGACAGGCGATCACGATGAGCCAGGCAGGGGACGAGACGACCCTCGAGGTGACGGGACGCTGGATCGCGAGCCTCTCCGAGGACCAACAGGAGCTCTACCGCGAGGGCCAATCGGACCTCGAGTGGGACGACACGTGGGGCGACCGCGAGACGCGACTCGCGCTCATTGGCCGAGGGCTCGATCTCGAGGCCCTCACGCAGCGACTCGACGACTGTCTGCTCACGGACGCGGAACTGGACGCCGACTGGTCGACCTTCGAGAACCCCGCACCGACGGGAATGGGCGAGACGGTCGTTATCTCCGGTGACGGGTGA
- a CDS encoding CobW family GTP-binding protein yields MTDDRIPVTVLSGPLGAGKTTVLNHVLTADHGLEVAVVVNDMGEVNVDAEHVAQQSELAGDEDIIELSNGCICCRLRGDMLEEVGRLADRREFDYLLVESSGISEPIPVAQTFAMGFEDASFDPTDTYELDTMVTVVNAHSVWESFDTGSELTDGRLEAHSSRVPEEVLLDQIEFCDVLVLNKCDLVPDDALEEIEAVLERLQPRAEIVRTEFGDVDPAEILGTGRFDFQRAQNSAGWKHELQHDHHHDPAEEHGVTSFVYERDRPFHPERIAAVFTSMPDEIVRAKGFFWSAGREDVAMGLDKAGTSVRAGPSGQWLATLPAAQREQYFAARPGLEDDWDDEWGDRMTRLVFIAREFDEAGLIDRLDDCLLTDAELDDDWETYADPFEPQDRRELALANE; encoded by the coding sequence ATGACAGACGACCGTATTCCCGTGACCGTTCTCAGCGGCCCGCTCGGGGCGGGCAAGACGACCGTCCTCAACCACGTACTGACCGCCGACCACGGCCTCGAGGTGGCCGTCGTCGTCAACGACATGGGCGAGGTGAACGTCGATGCCGAACACGTCGCCCAGCAGTCCGAGTTGGCTGGTGACGAAGACATCATCGAGTTGTCCAACGGCTGTATCTGCTGTCGCCTGCGCGGCGATATGCTCGAGGAAGTCGGCCGTCTCGCCGACCGGCGTGAGTTCGATTACCTGCTGGTCGAATCGTCGGGTATCTCCGAGCCGATCCCGGTCGCCCAGACGTTCGCGATGGGCTTCGAGGACGCGAGTTTCGACCCGACCGACACGTACGAACTCGACACGATGGTGACCGTCGTCAACGCCCACAGCGTCTGGGAGTCGTTCGACACCGGCTCGGAACTGACCGACGGGCGACTCGAGGCGCACTCGAGCCGAGTCCCCGAGGAGGTCCTGCTCGACCAGATCGAGTTCTGTGACGTCCTCGTGCTCAACAAATGCGATCTCGTCCCCGACGACGCCCTCGAGGAGATCGAGGCCGTCCTCGAACGGCTTCAGCCGCGGGCCGAGATCGTTCGCACCGAGTTCGGCGACGTCGATCCCGCCGAGATCCTCGGTACCGGCCGCTTCGATTTCCAGCGCGCCCAGAACTCGGCGGGCTGGAAACACGAACTCCAGCACGACCACCACCACGACCCGGCCGAGGAACACGGCGTCACCTCGTTCGTCTACGAGCGCGACCGGCCGTTCCATCCCGAGCGGATCGCCGCCGTCTTTACTTCAATGCCCGACGAGATCGTCCGCGCGAAGGGTTTCTTCTGGAGTGCCGGTCGCGAGGACGTCGCGATGGGACTCGACAAAGCCGGCACGTCCGTCCGCGCGGGGCCGTCGGGCCAGTGGCTCGCGACGCTCCCGGCCGCCCAGCGCGAGCAGTACTTCGCCGCTCGCCCCGGCCTCGAGGACGACTGGGACGACGAGTGGGGCGACCGAATGACCCGCCTCGTCTTCATCGCCCGCGAGTTCGACGAGGCCGGCCTGATCGACCGACTCGACGACTGTCTGCTCACCGACGCCGAACTGGACGACGACTGGGAGACCTACGCCGATCCGTTCGAACCGCAAGATCGACGTGAACTCGCGCTCGCAAACGAGTAA
- a CDS encoding universal stress protein translates to MGDVQTVIEDETATDRPYTLVVAVSNPNHVEQLMRTAVDVATDRGGEIRVVSVVHKHASSPFLLFSDDRIKREFADGRASVLEEAVAVAERASVPVQRSLLVGSDVSDALLTAVEDADADALLLGWQERARPSDIVLGTTVDPVLRRAPCDVFVERIGTTTDTVDDVLLPTDGGPHAEAAADLAAAIARANDATVTVASYVPQDATDPDRETALRHVHEASGLLSDVSTKTDVHETDAVADAIVAAAADRDVVVLGATRERRFQNRVVGSVAEAVGQRVPVPVIIARRRTAGSLLERALEWWG, encoded by the coding sequence ATGGGCGACGTCCAGACGGTTATCGAGGATGAGACGGCGACCGACCGCCCGTACACGCTCGTCGTCGCCGTCTCGAATCCCAACCACGTCGAACAACTCATGCGGACAGCCGTCGACGTTGCGACCGATCGAGGTGGGGAAATTCGTGTCGTTAGCGTCGTCCACAAACACGCGAGTTCGCCGTTTTTACTCTTCTCGGACGATCGGATCAAACGGGAGTTCGCCGACGGACGGGCGTCGGTCCTCGAAGAAGCGGTCGCCGTCGCCGAGCGTGCGTCAGTCCCAGTCCAGCGCAGTCTTCTGGTCGGCAGCGACGTCTCCGATGCACTCCTCACCGCGGTCGAAGATGCCGACGCCGATGCACTCTTGCTCGGGTGGCAAGAGCGCGCTCGCCCCTCCGACATCGTCCTCGGAACGACCGTCGATCCTGTTCTTCGGCGGGCACCGTGTGACGTCTTCGTCGAACGGATCGGTACGACCACCGACACGGTTGACGACGTTTTGCTCCCAACCGACGGCGGCCCCCACGCCGAGGCCGCGGCCGACCTCGCGGCTGCTATCGCTCGGGCCAACGATGCGACCGTGACCGTCGCCTCTTATGTGCCACAGGACGCCACGGACCCAGATCGTGAAACCGCCCTTCGTCACGTCCACGAGGCCAGTGGCCTGCTCTCCGACGTGTCCACGAAGACCGACGTCCACGAAACGGACGCCGTCGCCGACGCTATCGTGGCGGCTGCTGCCGATCGGGATGTCGTCGTTCTGGGCGCGACCCGGGAGCGTCGCTTCCAGAACCGTGTGGTGGGCTCCGTCGCCGAAGCCGTCGGTCAGCGGGTCCCCGTCCCGGTCATCATCGCCAGGCGACGGACGGCGGGATCGCTTCTCGAGCGTGCCCTCGAGTGGTGGGGTTAG